Below is a genomic region from Osmerus mordax isolate fOsmMor3 chromosome 22, fOsmMor3.pri, whole genome shotgun sequence.
AGTCACACTAGTGAGGAAGCCATATGTCACAGCACATGTTAATTTAGCCAATGGCTGTATTTGTGTTTAATATACAAGCGGAATATAAAAGAAGTGTTTGTCCATTTTCACAAACATTAGAGAACTCTAGGGAGTGTCATATGGAACTGGGGTTTACGCTCAGGCCTAAATTATGTAGCTAGTTTGATTCATGGGTCAATGAATGACTGTCTGTTATAATTGGGACAAGCTACCTTGGTGCTTTAGATAACGTTGTAGATGTTTTAGACAGCTTtgtcctctcctgtgtgtgcatAGCAAGATTGCTTATTAAACCATCAAAGACAGACATTGTTTGCTCAATGTTTGTATGTACTTTTGTGTATTCATGTTAACTTGACTCCCGAGGCAGCTCATTTAACAGCAGGGGCATAACTATTGTTGTACAAAGACATGTACTGTATTTTAGCTGTGGAAAGCTTTGTCTGGGTGATTTTAAACAGGAGGACACAATTGTACCTTACTAACATgggaaaaaatataataataaacctGTATGTTGGTCAATGTAAATGTCATCTTATATTCCAATTATCAGGCTTGTTTTATTTTCCCATTGAAACATGACATTTCCATCAGAAGGACACTTGCTTTCAACCTTATGTGGCATTTAGCAGCTTGAGATTACACAAGGTTAATTAACATATTTTAATAAAATATTTGAATCCAAGAACATATGCAAACTATCTAATTGAGATTGCCCAAGTAAACAATTTATCATGACTAAATTGTGTAACACTAACACAGCTTCAACTCACTATTCTGATACATGAATTATTATTTGTAATAATGGAAGCTAACACTTCTAAAAGACAACCAAATCTGTTCTTGAATAGGAATAACTCAGCCATGGTGGGTATCCAGAACCACACATAAATCATAACACTTGGGTCAGCAAGATCACCGGTCCTTCAAGGCCTGCATTTCCATTTTAATTTTCTGCTCAGTGGAGTTGATGTATGTGGCAACACAGAGTAGCCAGGTTCTTGCAGCCGACAGATTCCAATGCTGTTATTACGGAGGACTAGACAACCTTCCCTCACTGCTTACgagtgctaaaccttcaccacCGCGTCCCACTGAAGGGGTAAAGCTGGGATTTTGATTTTGTGTTATATGTTATAACAATTCTTTCAAATGTGAGAAACACCACAAAATTTACAGAACTGCAACAGAATAATGCTAATAGTGCTAATATTGTATAAAATGCTAATAGTAATGTACTGTATCTACTACACTTGTTTTACATTTGAAGGAATTGTATAGTAAGTccagaaatgtttattttttaaggAAGACAGTGactacaaaaaacaaaaacacttttCAATTCATATGACTTCATAATGCACAAGAGTGGAAGTGACAATGGCAGCCAAAATGAGCATGTTAACCTTCTTGATACAATTAGGTTTGCCCTTTCTGCAAACTTGCAAATGTTCAAGAGAAAGTGATACAATAATCATTGTTGCTTTGGTTTTTAGTGGAGGTTATAGTTAAGACTCAAActttacaaacacagacatggagAAGCAAAGTCCACCTGAATATTAAATGAACATGTTTGACTATATATTTAATTGAGTGTGTAGTGTATTAGATATAACCCCTTTGAGTGTTGCGGATTCTTAATGAATCCACAGTGACATCTTGTGGATAGTGATGCTGACTACAGCACTTCAACTTCAAGGTCCTGCATCTGCCTGGATAAAACAGCCATTCCAAAGCACATAGCCAGCATAGTGAATCCCTAGCAATGTGGCATATTAAACTATTAATGAGGGttcctgcaggtttcagtatgtcaaatttaagacctttttaagagaTTTAGTGGGTTGAGAACAAGGGCCTACACCACAACCACCTACGTTCAAAACCAGCACAGAGCGTAGTGCCAAACACATCCGTGGGCCCAGATCCCTGTAACCACAGCGCCCTCCCAGACtgtccagatcccctctcccaactgtctttCCAGGTACCCAACTGTCCCCACCAGGAAAGGCATTGCATTTGCATTTatatgcatttagtcatttagcagacgctcttatccagagcgacttacagtaagtacagggacattcccccgaggcaagtagggtgaagtgccttgcccaaggacacaacgtcatgtggcatggccgggaatcgaaccagtgaccttctggttactagcccaattctctaaccgctcagccacctgactccatggcTCAACCAAGAGTCTAAAAATAAATGTACCTTTGATCCTTTATTTAAggcaagttttatttataagtCCAAGAGCAAAAATTGATCAGTAAGAAGATCCTTCAGCCAGATTTGGACACAAGACCCCTCACACAGtattaaccactgagctatcaggGATCATAACAATTGCCACTCAACATTTATTTAGATTGAACTATCTAGTTGTAACAACCTGCAGTTCGGGTGTCAGAAAACAAGAAGAAAGCAGGGCTCCCCTGTTAGCTCACTGGGTTAGTGTGCATGCTCTTTCAGACATGCTGGGGCAGTACCGCAacagcctgggttcaaatcccaattTTAATTGGTGTATTttaatttaaaagttacattgtGTTCATGTGAGATGTGGAACATCACCTTGACATAGTTTCATAAatattgtctctcctctccgccaAACGCTTGTTAATCTCAGGAAGATTCTCTTTAGTTTAGTGTGGTCAGAAAGTGGGatttcttaattaggggggtcaatttaaggccttaaatttaaagATCCCACTGGAACCCTGATTAATTCTGTCATGCATTATTCATTCTGTCATGCTCTTTTCCTGTTGATCAAGTAATTGttgaaattattattttgaaataCTGTAATAAAAGAATCTTCTTAAGGGCAACTGTGATAATATCAAGTATAAAGACAGATGAAAACATGCAGAGGAACAACATTTAATTTTATTTAAGCTCGTAAAAACTGtgtacaaaaatatatttagtttaaaaaaaatcctaaatTGTAACACttgattatttattttcttcagAGGCTATCCTCCCATTTCTAGTTTTACTAACACCATAATACTGCAGCCACATAACATCATGACCTTTATGTCAAAATCTACCATGTTTAGTGTTTAATTTGGAGATCATTTGGTTAAAAACACATATTTTAGTGTTTGTAAATTGATATAAGGCACAGACAGAAGTAAGGCACaggaagaatatatatatatatagcaagTGTAACATTACTGGAATATTAGCACAACACTCAATTCACATGAATCTTCTATGAGGCGAGGTGATACAAGGCAGTAGTGAAAATGATACTATAAGGCCATGCCAAAGCAATCTTCTACCAGCTGAGAAACAGAGTTAGCATGTTTGTTACTTGAAAACCTGACTCAAAGGTGGAGTGCAGCCTATTCAAACCAAACACAAAGGCAGTTAATACCATAAGCACCTTTTTACTTCTGAGCCTCCTCATGTGGGCTGGTATGAGATTTCAGCACGGTgtgaaaaaacacaacaactacATACAAAGCAGACTTTGATCATTTGGCGCCCTCTAGCTGTTGTAGCAAAGAGTAATACGAATACATACGTTTACAAATAATACATGCATATTAGGATACAGATATTTAGATTAAGATAAATAAAGCTAACATAACATAGACGTGTTTGACCTAACAAGGTGTATAGTTTGGATAGTAAAACAGACAAGGAAAAAACGATTATGGTTTTCTTCTTAGTGTGGTCCGAGTTCTTTGGCCATTCCATTTCTTCACATGAACCCAGAACTAAAACATAACAGAAGAGCATATGATTTAGTTAAAACATAAACCATGGGTTGAATATATCTTGTCCAACATACAACAACAAAAGGTGACTAGCCTCATGCTGAGAACTAGTGTCTCCCTAGTGTCATGTAAAATAATACGTTTCTGGAGCAACAACGGATTCACAGCCATGTCACAAGACAAGTTCACTTGTGTCGGTATGGACTCTACACTTGTGTCGGTATGGACTCTACACTTGTGTCGGTATGGACTCTACACTTGTGTTGATGACAATTTGAGAGATAACCCAAGCAAGGGATGTGACTCCTTCACATTCTCCTCTATGGCCTAGGGATCCAAAATATGTTTACTTCGGGAAAAATACTTTATCAATCTCTACATTTGCATGATAGTCATTGATATGGTAGAGAGTGGTGTATGGTCAAGATGTTTTAAGAAGCTCTGAAGacctggataagagcatctgctaaatgactaaatgaatgtcattgacaggaagggggagtggATTACTTTTTGCGGTCCTTGTCCTTCTTCAGGTTGGTGTTGCTGTTGAAGGACTGGCCTTGGAGCAGTTCGGCAGCTGCTTTCTTCTTGCTGAAGGTGTTCATCTCGTCCTCAAGGgacctcctcttctcatccagCTTGGCCTTCTCCTCCTGGTGCAGCCTCTTGAGCTGCTCAAACTTGCCTTGCAACTGGAAATCCAGAAAAAGACATCCCATACAAATCAGTAGTTCAATCAGCAGTAGAGATCAACAGTAAAAATCTACCAATAAATATAAAACTTGTCTTGTCGAGTGAAtccaaatgaataattgagctGCAGAGCACTGTAGTATCTACTGCAGACTGCGGTGCACAGAAAGTGCCTGTTATGTGTTGTAGTAGATCGCTGTGATATAGTATTAAGATGCAATTACAGTTGTGAGTCAAGAGTTGTTggttgggtgggtggtgggggtggtgggttaGGGCGTacctctctctcggcctccttCAGCTCAGTCTCCTTCTCCTTAACTCGCTGGACAAACATctgcctcatctcctcctctctccgctgCAGGTCCCCTAGGAACTCCTGGCGCTTGGCCTCATAGGTCTCCTGCAGACTGAACACACATTTGCAATTGCATCGACATCTCTCCCATTTACTTTGCATATAGTCTCCTTCTCACCCCGCCCCCAAAAAACAAGATGGCAACTAAACGCCCCAGCTCAAATGTGTTCCTTAATTGGAGCCAGGTGTATATGGTACCTGACTGGTTTGCTTTCCGGGTCGGTGTCTTTGAAGCCCATCTCCTCCAGCTTGCAGCGGCGGTAGAGCTCGTAGTGGCGCGTGTGAGTCTGCTCCCTCAGGTCCTCCATGTTCACACAGATCAGCATCTCCCTCAGCTTCACAAAGTCACAGTGGTTCTCATTTTCCactgagaaacaaacacacacacacaccttagctcTGCTTACTCATCTCACAAAAGACTTTCGAGGTTACGTCCAAAAAAGGGAAACCTGTGTCACCTTGCACCACGCCCCAGGGGTACTGGCGAGCTTTCACCATTTTATTTCCAATCTTCACCTCCTCCGTGCTCCCCACCACAGCAAAGGGCAGGATACCCTGAGAACAGCAACCACATCACAGgtgtgggggacagagacatgACAGGAAGAAGTGCTTGTCAGTCAACTGTTAGGAAAATATGAACATGGTCTGCATCGTACGAGTGTTTGGGGGCGTTCAGGGCTTACATTCATTGCGGTGTTGATCTTGGAGACGGTCTCGTCGTCCACAGGGAACTGATAGATCTGGACACCGTTACTGACCAACTCACTCATGATCTTGATCTTGAACTTGTGGAGCTCACTCTTAGAGATGGTGTCTGCTTTGGCAATGACTGGAATGATGTTGACCTAttacacagaaccacacatggGTCAAAATACTAGGTCGCGGGTACAGAGCAAAGACATAAAACTATTTTAAATTGTAATTAGAGAAGTCTGATGTTTTCACATAATTTACCCCTTTCTCCTATTATCGGGCTGCTGCTATTACCATGTAGTTCTGATGGTAATTGTTTGGCCAACTCACTTTCCTCCAGAAAGAAAAGCAACCATAAAACTAACATCGAGGACAGGTTCCCCCGGTTTCTAAATCCCTGAGCTGAGTCAACCTGTTTGCTATGCCAGACTTGTTCGGTCCTGTTTCAGTAAAATAACTAGACATGAGACTTCTC
It encodes:
- the LOC136965767 gene encoding septin-10-like: MEMASSDVARQGEKNARPLSLSGHVGFDSLPHQLVNKSTCQGFCFNILCIGETGIGKSTLMDTLFNTNFENFESSHFEPKVKLRAQTYDLQESNVRLKLTIVNTVGFGDQMNKQESYQHVVDYIDTQFESYLQEELKIKRSLHNYHDSRIHACLYFIAPSGHSLKSLDLVTMKKLDSKVNIIPVIAKADTISKSELHKFKIKIMSELVSNGVQIYQFPVDDETVSKINTAMNGILPFAVVGSTEEVKIGNKMVKARQYPWGVVQVENENHCDFVKLREMLICVNMEDLREQTHTRHYELYRRCKLEEMGFKDTDPESKPVSLQETYEAKRQEFLGDLQRREEEMRQMFVQRVKEKETELKEAERELQGKFEQLKRLHQEEKAKLDEKRRSLEDEMNTFSKKKAAAELLQGQSFNSNTNLKKDKDRKNSGFM